From the Bacteroidia bacterium genome, the window AAATCATCTTTTCCAATGGCTGTTTTATTTTTACGTGCAGCTATAAGAGCAGCTTCATTACAAAGGTTTGCAATATCAGCACCAGAGAATCCGGGGGTCTGACGGGCAAGGAATTTAATATCAACAGTATGATCTATTTTAAGAATTTTTGTATGTACTTTAAAAATTTCTTCACGTCCTGTAAGGTCAGGAAGTTCAACATAAATCTGTCGGTCAAAACGACCCGGGCGCAACAATGCACGGTCAAGAATATCGGCACGGTTGGTTGCTGCAAGGATGATAACCCCTGTGTTGCTTCCAAAACCATCCATCTCTGTCAATAACTGATTGAGTGTACTCTCGCGTTCGTCATTAGCACTGAAAGATGGTGCTTTGCCACGCGCGCGGCCTATAGCATCAATCTCATCAATAAAAATAATACTAGGAGCTTTTTCCTTTGCCTGACGGAATAAATCACGTACACGTGATGCGCCAACACCTACAAACATTTCTACAAAATCTGATCCTGATAGCGAAAAGAAAGGCACTTGTGCTTCACCGGCAACAGCTTTAGCTAAAAGCGTTTTACCGGTTCCCGGAGGACCAACCAACAAGGCACCTCTTGGTATTTTACCTCCAAGTTGTGTGTATTTTTTTGGGTTTTTAAGGAAGTCAACAATCTCCATTACCTCCACCTTAGCTTCTTCAAGCCCGGCAACATCATTAAATGTCACTTTGACATTCAAGTCCTTATCAAATAACTGGGCCTTTGATTTTCCGATATTGAATATCTGACTGCCGGCACCACCGCCACCCATTCTACGCATGATAAAAATCCAGATTACAGCAATGATGATAAACGGCAATAAATTCCAAAACAACACTTCAAGAATAGAACGGTCGTTATTGTTGTATTCAGGTTGTATTCTTTCGTTTTCGGGGAAGTCCTTTTGAATAGCTTCTAACTTTGATTCAAAATTTCCAACATCACCAATGGGCATGTAATAATGTGGGCCGGGATTGTAGCCATTGCCAAAAGGTTTATGACTAACAGCTTTGTATTTTTCTTGGTTTAGCTTGTCTTTTTTAATGGTTATTTCAACACGTTCACGATTAACGATTTCAATTTTTTCTACATCATGTGTTGTTAGCATGGTTTTTTCAAACTCATTCATGTTGGTCAGTTTGGGCTTATCGCCAAGGCCTAATACCCAAATGACAAAAATCAGCAGGAATACGATGGCATAAATCCACGAAAAATTAAAACCCTTCCCTGGAGGTTTTGGCATTTTGCCAAATGGTGATTTCTTTTTGTCTCCGCTTTTATTCTCTTCTGACATCTTTTTTATTCAATCTTTAGTTTTTCTTGTAATCAACAATCATGCAAACGGCAAATTGGCAGTTTTGTTTATTATTGGGCTGCAAATTTAACCAATGAGGCATCTGCCCATAGTTTTTCCAGTGCATAAAAATCTCTTTTATCTGCCAAAAATACATGTACTATCACATTAAAGTAATCCAGTAGTATCCATTCAGCGTTTTGCTTACCTTCAATATGTGCTGCCGTTTCTTTTAACTTTTTCTCTACTTTTTCTTCTATATTTCTAACAATTGCTTCAACCTGTGTTTTATTTGATGCCTGACAGATGATAAAATAATCTGCCATAGCATTATTTAACTCCTTAAGATTTAAGACAACAATACGCTCTCCTTTTTTATCCTCTATACTGTCAACAATAACCGTGAGTAGTTTCTCTGTATTGTCTTTTAATTGACGCTTGGGTTGCCTTGCCTTGGTTTTTTTTAGCGTGGCAGCTTTCACAGGCGTAGTTTCATCTTTATCCTTTACAGGATTCATTCTTTTTGCCAAATTGTAAAAATTATTGATTCGAGTCAGATACAAAAATAGGAAAAATAAGGAAAGTAACTATGTTTGTGTCATGTTTAAAAATTCTATCTGGTTTAATCTCCATGAGACTGAGTCCACAAATAGTTTTTTACATGAACAGCTTATGTCAGAAAAGCTGCCTGAAGGCTCAGTAGTTACGGCTGATTATCAGACCAAAGGACGTGGGCAGCGGGGTAGCAGCTGGCAAAGTGAGGCAGGTAAAAATCTGCTGATGAGTATTGTAGTATATCCGGATTTTTTAAAAGCGTCCGAAGCTTTTGTATTAAGTAAATGTATAGCTCTTGCAACATGTGATTTGTTAGCTGATTATTCAAATCAGGTGCGTATAAAATGGCCTAATGACATCTTGATTGAAGGTAAAAAAGTTGCCGGAATACTTATTGAAAATATTTTGAGAGGAGCTGATATTTATGCAACGATTGCAGGTATTGGCATAAATTTCAATCAACAAGTTTTTGAGGTGGGCCTTAACTCAGCTACTTCTGTGTTTATAAATTCGGGGGTTAAAGCCGATACACAAATCAACGCTGTGAAGTTGCATGAAAATATTGAGGTATATTATCAGATGTTGCAGCAAAAAAAAATTGAAGAAATTGATCGGTTATATCTGACTCATCTTTATAAGCTGAATGAAACGGCATTATTTAAAGATGCTGACGGACCTTTTCAGGGAAAAATAAAAGGGCTGTCACCAATGGGGTTATTGATTGTTGAAAGAGAAAATGGAGAAAAGCATTTGTATGATGTTAAAGAAATCTCCTTAGTCCGTTAAGGAGAAGTTTGGAAGCTTAGTTTATTGCCAAAACCAAAGTGCCGGCAATAATCAGACTTGCACCAATAGCTGTTTTAATAGTTAGTGTCTCTCCTAAGAAAATTATTGCCAGAATTATGGTAAGCGCAAGGCTAAGTTTGTCAATCGGTGCAACTTGCGACACATTGCCTGTTTGCAAAGCCTTGAAATAAAATAGCCATGACAGCCCTGTGGCAATACCGGAAAGTATCAGAAAAATAATATTTTGTTTTGAAAGAGCGGTCATTCCTTTTGTTTCTCCTTTCAATAAAATTATTAACCAAATCATTACTAAAACAACAACTGTTCTTATACCTGTTGCAAGGTTTGAGTTGATATTTGCCACACCTGATTTTGCAAAAATTGCAGTAAGGGAAGCAAATATTGCCGAGAGTATTGCATAAAACCACCACATTATCTTTTAGTTTAAATGTTTATTTATAAATACTTTAAATTATAAAAAGCAAAGTAGTAACAAGTCACAAATTTTAACAATCAATCGCTGAAGTGTATTCTGAAAATTTTACCAAAATCAGAAGAAGCAATGGCAATGGTATCATTTAAAAATTTAACAGAATTTATTCTTGAATTATTCAGGCTATATCCCGAGTCATAGTTTTCACCCCCATCAGTACTTACGGCTGTAAATCCACCTAATCCGCTTGAAATAATTTTGTTTTTGCGGGCATCAATGCATAGAAAATGTTCACTTTTTCCAAAAGTTTGATTTTTTTTATCTGCTAAACTAAAAGTGTTTCCACCATTATCTGTATGGTATAAAGCACCGTTGTAACTGCAGGCAACTCCATCTGTTGTATTGCTGAAGGCAATTCCGGTATAAAAAGAGCGGTCACAATTTAATGTTTCAAATGCAGTGTTTTGTTTACTTAAAAGCATGGTGCCATAGCCACCGGAAAGGATGCCTGCAGCAGTAGGAGTGATGCATCGAAGTTCATGTTCAAAGCCCGACACATTCCAATGCTCACCTCCATCGGTTGTTGAATAAATAATGCCACGGTCAAAGTTTTTTCCTCCTGCAAAAAATCCTGTGTCTTTGTTTACAAAACAAACACTGCGCAGTGGAGAACTGTATTGAAAAGGTATTCCTTCCCAGTCAAAATGCATTTGCCAACTGATGCCACCATCATTTGTTTGATAAACATGTGTTGAGTCGCTTCCGCAAAATCCATGTTGATTGTCTAAAAAAAATAAACTGTGTATGTTATAGTCAAATTGATCATTCAATAATTGCCACGACTGACCACCATCTGACGAGCGGAGTATTACACCATTGCCCGTTTGCCCGCCACAGGCAAACACAACACTATCGTTTAAAATAAAAAGATTGTTGAGGTTGCAATTTGTAGGAGTGTTTATTTCTTCAAAGACTAAATTCAATTTTTCTTTTTTGCAGGAAAGAAATAAAGTAAGTAAAAGAACTAATGGTGCTGCATGACTTTTGCGAATCATTAAAATGAAAAAAGAAACATTAGAAAAATGGCAAGCCAACTGAAGTTTACAAAATGGCTGAACACTATAGCAGTGTTTAACTTCAGCAATTGCCCCTGATCACTGAAAAATAACAATGAGTCTATCACATCGTGAGATTGATGAAAGGCGTTGTAGGTAATAAAAATCATGTATGCAACAGTTGCCAATGCATGAACCATGTGTAATGCAATGATGCCGAAAAAATAATGTGAATTAAACGGCATGTGGGTATAGTATCCTGTTTTTTGCATAGCATGTAATCCGACAATCTGAGTCACAAGAAACAGTGTTGTGAGGATAGTTGTTAAAATGGTTGCTCTTAATAATTTTTCGAACGAATCTTTTCTGAAAGCACTAACGGCTTTGGAGATGGTAAAGCTGCCAAACAATAACAGAATTGTACTTAGTGTAAAAACTTTAGGTAATGTAGGCGGCATATTGTTGTTTTCGTTTTGTGTTATCAAAAACAAAAACGATAATGTAAGAAATAACAATGAACTAATTAGTATGCCGAAAAACAGTATTGTTTTGTATGGATGTATTCTTTCAATCCTTGAAACTCTGATTGATCTTTCTTTGGAATCGGTTTTATTCGTTGACATAAAAAAATCGCTTTAACTCTTCTCAAAGGTACAACAATCAAATATCAAATAAAAAATATTTTTTCAACGCCCGGGCTTAAAGGTTGGGAAAATTCTGCGCAGATATTGAATTTTTCCCTCACCTGCCTTTATTGGAAATATGCCTTGTTCCACAGAGCGCACATCTTCAATAGTAAAAAACGAGCTGCCATGATGTTCATTAACGGTTTCCAATATGGAAGCAATGTTTTTTCTTTTAGCTACAATGAGTAAAATTTTTACTGGTCCTTGTGAACCCAAAGCATCTATCTCAGTTACTCCCAAATTTTGCGCACGTAAGGCTTCCAGCAAAGCCAGACTTTGCCTGCTTGTAATAACTCTAATAATTTGGGTGCCCAAAGCCAACCGTTTTTCGATGCTGATTCCGACCAATATTCCCATTGAGTAGCCTCCGGCAAATGCAATGTAGCACATGATGTTATGCAGGTTTTTAATAATAGAGCTTACCGCCACCAGCCAGATGAGTACCTCTATAAATCCTATTATTGGAATAATTTTTCTCACCCCTCTTGAAAGGAATATGTTGCGCAATGTTGCCAATGTTACATCACACATCCTACAAAGGAAAATCAATACCGGAAGAACGACCCAGCTATACAGGTCGGTTTGCATAAACGCTTCGCTAAACATCTTTAATTAATTTGTTTACAAGTGCAGGCACACCCTTACCTGCTGTATTTTGAATAACTGTTAGATTGTAAATATGATTCAACTCCCGGGCTTTGGGGTCAACAATATATTTTTTGCAGGTTTGTGAAGTATAGTCAATGAGACTTGCTGCCGGATAAACTTCCAGTGATGTTCCTATCACTAAAAAAATATCTGCTTTCATGGTTTGAAATATGGCATCATCCATTTTGGGCACCATTTCACCAAACCAAACTATGTGTGGGCGAAGTCTGTGACCGTGCTCGTTAGTACGTTCATATTTTATCTCCCATTCATTAGCTCGATAAATCATTGTCGGGTCTTCCTCACTGCGCATTTTCAGGATTTCACCGTGCAAATGAATAATGTGTTTTGAACCTGCACGTTCATGCAGGTCGTCCACATTTTGAGTTATCACCACTACCGAATAATGCTTTTCCAATTCAACTAAAGCCAAATGTGCTTCATTTGGTTTTGCTTCCATCACTTGTTTGCGCCTCTGATTGTAGAATTCTGTTACCAACTTAGGGTTTCGTTGCCATGCCTGAGGTGTTGCCACATCTTCAATGCGATGTTCTTCCCACAGACCATTGCTGTCGCGAAAGGTTTTTATGCCACTTTCTGCACTAATGCCTGCACCTGTTAATACTACAATTTGTTTCATTTTCTGCCATGCAAATTTGGTGTTTCAGTCACCACAAAAATTAAGAGTAGGATTTATTTTTTAACAGTGTAATCGTTAATGGAAAAGCCTCTCATAAAATCCACTACGGTCATTCTTTTTTTACCTTCAAGCTGCAATTCTTTTATAGAGATTAAACCATCAGAAGCAGCTATATTTAAAAAACTCTTGTTGTCAGAAATTATTTTCCCTGCCTCCAAAAATTCTATGCTTTCTGAAATTGTTGCTACATATATTTTTAAAGTCAGTTCTTTTTCGTTCTTATTTTTTAGTATAGTAAATGCACCCGGATAGGGAGACAATCCCCTTATCTGATTAAAAATATGGGATGCTTTATCAGACCAATTTATCAGACAATCGTTTTTAAAAATTTTAGGTGCATGTTTAATTTCTGTTGTTATGCTGTTTTGTGGTGTGGTGCAAAGATTTCCTTTTTCTATTTGCTGAACGGTTTTCAGAATCAAGGCTGCACCAACGTGCTTGAGTCTGTCATGCAGTTCACCAGCGGTTTCAGAAGGCCCTATGTCAACTTTTTCAGCTAGTATAATGTCTCCTGTGTCAATTTCATGTTTCAGAAAAAAAGTAGTTACACCAGTTGTTCTTTCGCCATTCATGATGGCATGGTTTATTGGAGCAGCACCTCTGTATTGTGGCAGTAAGGAGGCATGAAGATTTAATGTACCTAAACGAGGCATACTCCACAGTTGTTCCGGCATCATTCGGAAGGCAACTACTATATGCAAGTCGGCATTTAAGGATGCAACCTGCAAAAGAAATGTTGTATCTTTTAATTTTTCAGGTTGAAGAATAAGCAAACCTTTTGACTGTGCATATTTTTTTACTGCCGACTGTTGCATTACCATACCACGACCTGCCGGTTTATCGGGCGCAGTTATAACACCACAAATATTATATCCGTTTTCTATTAAAATTTTCAGTGACTCAACGGCAAAGTCAGGCGTTCCGGAAAATAGTATTTTAAGATTATTCATTTACGCTAAGATAACTATTTTGCTTTTTTACAATAAATGAGTGTTATGGTTTGCCCTGCCATACATGTGGTCATCACCTGCGTTTTTTTATAACTGATTTCAAGTTTTAAATTATTCTTTTGAAAAGATGCGTCAAGATTATCGGGTATCAGCATTTTCTGATCCGCAGTCTTTAAAAGAAAACCACAGCCATCTAAGTTTCTCATGTCAGTCACTGTTACTGTTTCAAGATTTTGATTTCCAAATTCCTGCTTGGCAGATTTGCATGAAGCCACCAAATAAATTAATATTATCAGTAATGCGTTTTTCATTTTCGCCATTTATTGGTTCGTAAATATAGCCATGAACATAGTCCCATAATTATCCAATAGAGAATTTCTACATACCAAACAACATGCAATTCTGTTTTAAACACTACAGCAGCCATGTAAGCATACAAGATATAGATAAAAATATTGATGACTTCAATAATAAATGC encodes:
- the fmt gene encoding methionyl-tRNA formyltransferase; translation: MNNLKILFSGTPDFAVESLKILIENGYNICGVITAPDKPAGRGMVMQQSAVKKYAQSKGLLILQPEKLKDTTFLLQVASLNADLHIVVAFRMMPEQLWSMPRLGTLNLHASLLPQYRGAAPINHAIMNGERTTGVTTFFLKHEIDTGDIILAEKVDIGPSETAGELHDRLKHVGAALILKTVQQIEKGNLCTTPQNSITTEIKHAPKIFKNDCLINWSDKASHIFNQIRGLSPYPGAFTILKNKNEKELTLKIYVATISESIEFLEAGKIISDNKSFLNIAASDGLISIKELQLEGKKRMTVVDFMRGFSINDYTVKK
- a CDS encoding EamA family transporter → MWWFYAILSAIFASLTAIFAKSGVANINSNLATGIRTVVVLVMIWLIILLKGETKGMTALSKQNIIFLILSGIATGLSWLFYFKALQTGNVSQVAPIDKLSLALTIILAIIFLGETLTIKTAIGASLIIAGTLVLAIN
- the ftsH gene encoding ATP-dependent zinc metalloprotease FtsH; its protein translation is MPKPPGKGFNFSWIYAIVFLLIFVIWVLGLGDKPKLTNMNEFEKTMLTTHDVEKIEIVNRERVEITIKKDKLNQEKYKAVSHKPFGNGYNPGPHYYMPIGDVGNFESKLEAIQKDFPENERIQPEYNNNDRSILEVLFWNLLPFIIIAVIWIFIMRRMGGGGAGSQIFNIGKSKAQLFDKDLNVKVTFNDVAGLEEAKVEVMEIVDFLKNPKKYTQLGGKIPRGALLVGPPGTGKTLLAKAVAGEAQVPFFSLSGSDFVEMFVGVGASRVRDLFRQAKEKAPSIIFIDEIDAIGRARGKAPSFSANDERESTLNQLLTEMDGFGSNTGVIILAATNRADILDRALLRPGRFDRQIYVELPDLTGREEIFKVHTKILKIDHTVDIKFLARQTPGFSGADIANLCNEAALIAARKNKTAIGKDDFLSAVDRIIGGLEKKNKIITKHEKSVIAYHESGHATVSWLLEHAHPLVKVTIVPRGNSLGAAWYLPEERQLTNKEQIFDEICAALGGRAAEEVIFGTISTGALSDLEKITKQAYASVSIFGLNDRIGNISYYDSSGQQDYSFSKPYSEKTAEIIDEEVKKLIDLAYQRTKKLLVDNKEKLDKLAHRLLEKEVIFKEDLEEIFGHRPWGESEKATFNSFITDGEPEPEKTVPPAVDTPPPSNIPQGSIQV
- a CDS encoding NAD-dependent deacylase, whose translation is MKQIVVLTGAGISAESGIKTFRDSNGLWEEHRIEDVATPQAWQRNPKLVTEFYNQRRKQVMEAKPNEAHLALVELEKHYSVVVITQNVDDLHERAGSKHIIHLHGEILKMRSEEDPTMIYRANEWEIKYERTNEHGHRLRPHIVWFGEMVPKMDDAIFQTMKADIFLVIGTSLEVYPAASLIDYTSQTCKKYIVDPKARELNHIYNLTVIQNTAGKGVPALVNKLIKDV
- the rsfS gene encoding ribosome silencing factor: MNPVKDKDETTPVKAATLKKTKARQPKRQLKDNTEKLLTVIVDSIEDKKGERIVVLNLKELNNAMADYFIICQASNKTQVEAIVRNIEEKVEKKLKETAAHIEGKQNAEWILLDYFNVIVHVFLADKRDFYALEKLWADASLVKFAAQ
- a CDS encoding biotin--[acetyl-CoA-carboxylase] ligase — translated: MFKNSIWFNLHETESTNSFLHEQLMSEKLPEGSVVTADYQTKGRGQRGSSWQSEAGKNLLMSIVVYPDFLKASEAFVLSKCIALATCDLLADYSNQVRIKWPNDILIEGKKVAGILIENILRGADIYATIAGIGINFNQQVFEVGLNSATSVFINSGVKADTQINAVKLHENIEVYYQMLQQKKIEEIDRLYLTHLYKLNETALFKDADGPFQGKIKGLSPMGLLIVERENGEKHLYDVKEISLVR
- a CDS encoding DUF5698 domain-containing protein; this encodes MFSEAFMQTDLYSWVVLPVLIFLCRMCDVTLATLRNIFLSRGVRKIIPIIGFIEVLIWLVAVSSIIKNLHNIMCYIAFAGGYSMGILVGISIEKRLALGTQIIRVITSRQSLALLEALRAQNLGVTEIDALGSQGPVKILLIVAKRKNIASILETVNEHHGSSFFTIEDVRSVEQGIFPIKAGEGKIQYLRRIFPTFKPGR